From Deltaproteobacteria bacterium:
ACGACGAGAAAGAAGTCATCGTCGAGATTTCAGATGATGGCAAAGGTATTGATAAAGACGTTATTTTCAACAAGGCCGTACAAAAAGGTTTGGTTGAAGAGAATCAAGACATGCCAGAATCTGAGATTTTGGCTCTGATATTTCATCCCGGGTTCTCGACCGCAGCACAAGTGACATCTATTTCCGGCCGCGGCGTGGGAATGGATGTCGTTCGCAGGGATATTGAATCTTTAGGTGGCAGAATTGAGATTGCTACTAACCTAGGCAAAGGCAGTACCTTTAAGATGGTGATGCCCTTGATAGCAGCAAACTGAATTGCAAAACCAAGTGGGTAGGTAAGACAAATGACGATTATGATAATTGAAGATAGCAAGCCGATGCGAAACCTCATCAAACGAACCTTGAAGCAGGCAGGTTTTGGTGACCACGAAATCATTGAGGCCGGGGACGGCGAGGCCGGTCTATCTCTTATCAAATCCAATAAGCCAGACCTTGTGCTTTGCGACTGGAATATGCCGAAAATGAACGGGATGGAGCTTCTCAAGACGCTCAAGCGTGAAGCCATTGACGTAAAGTTTGGTTTCGTTACATCAGAGCAGTCCCAGGAGATGCGCGATGATGCGGAGTCAGAGGGTGCTCTGTTTCTAATCGGCAAGCCGTTTACAGCTGAGAACTTCAACCGTGAACTCACGGCAGTTTTCGGCAAGGACGATGCATCGGGTACATCGATTCCTCTCAAGGATTGGCTTGATGCGGTGGTTTTGGCCACCAAGCAGGTGTCATCGAATCCTCTCGGGTTCGCGAGTGAGGCGGAAGTCGTTGCCTATACAA
This genomic window contains:
- a CDS encoding response regulator, translated to MTIMIIEDSKPMRNLIKRTLKQAGFGDHEIIEAGDGEAGLSLIKSNKPDLVLCDWNMPKMNGMELLKTLKREAIDVKFGFVTSEQSQEMRDDAESEGALFLIGKPFTAENFNRELTAVFGKDDASGTSIPLKDWLDAVVLATKQVSSNPLGFASEAEVVAYTTDIPSDQMGSYLPFEGGDDLLWLCMFSDARGAQSLSRALFALGPDEEDLPPDEVGDAIGEILNIVAGLVKSQMEPRGVRCKIGLPQYMESS